A DNA window from Chryseobacterium sp. MEBOG06 contains the following coding sequences:
- a CDS encoding TonB-dependent receptor — protein MKHITKKVLYINGIMLLLPFALSAQETHTIFGTVLNQEGKIISNATVSINQGTSAITNKDGKFQFGNPVQYPAQLMINAKGYSGSNITLDSLSYDDKNGITIRMAENQTDIQEILVTARRNNSYLTNTLELGGKFSGNLKDLPQSVSIVSSEFMEDKQAYTTREIAQDLAGVTTASSYDDLIIRGFKSGYETGIRLVNGLRSGYSYGNSYYRSPLTINLESVSVLKGPGASLFGDITPGGTINMVTKKPLDKQKGSVNFSVGSFQTIRTSIDLTGPLDKDKKILYRLNAGYEDSKTFRNVNQQKNFMIAPSFTFKPLDGTQLDIDLVYDQFHGYLDRGMGLRNNDFYALPRSFTLSQPSDFYNTRTLSLSARFSQRLTHNLSLNASYMKSVYQEDVNEHRTLNTYADAPNNTIMNMRFFDRHGKDYTDNSVVYLKWDLTGSKIQHHLIAGVDYAQYEGDSNNQQREARQQKVDGKVVPLTFDLNNPTYTTHDLTNYVWLPQGSYPFLSPYKTTGIYVQDQISFAERLKLILGLRHEHYYSETISSANRYSATQNAWLPRIGLTYQINDQINYFASYSQGFAPIGANFIQNYQDYGADKAFSAEHSFQIETGLKTGFFKNQLQMDLSLFQIERRNMLIATGEISTTGFPVYRQSGKALSKGVELDIRGQLTREFQIMGNYTYNYTEVKSSSIASEVGQALPGAPKNMASMWMKYVFSTTALKGLGFGAGVYYVDTRRMDNSIGKDSGGNALWGQWPSYTTVNAAVYYHIGKMKMAVNVNNIFDKYYFLGGFDYTRGFPGAPRNVMVSVGYSF, from the coding sequence ATGAAGCACATCACCAAAAAGGTATTATACATCAATGGTATAATGCTCTTACTTCCTTTTGCCTTATCAGCACAGGAAACCCATACTATTTTCGGAACGGTACTGAATCAGGAGGGTAAAATAATTTCCAATGCGACGGTTTCCATCAACCAGGGAACATCGGCCATTACGAATAAAGATGGAAAATTTCAATTTGGCAATCCGGTTCAGTATCCGGCTCAGTTGATGATTAATGCAAAAGGGTATTCAGGATCGAATATTACTCTGGATTCCCTTTCTTATGATGATAAAAACGGAATAACAATCCGCATGGCTGAAAATCAAACAGATATTCAGGAAATTTTGGTCACAGCCCGCAGAAATAATTCTTATCTCACCAATACTTTGGAACTGGGTGGAAAATTTTCCGGTAATCTTAAAGATCTTCCCCAGTCTGTATCTATTGTAAGCAGCGAATTTATGGAGGACAAACAGGCTTATACCACCCGTGAAATAGCACAGGATCTGGCAGGTGTCACCACAGCTTCGTCTTATGATGACCTCATTATCCGTGGTTTTAAAAGCGGCTATGAAACCGGTATCCGCCTTGTCAACGGATTGCGGTCAGGCTATAGTTATGGAAACAGCTATTACCGGTCACCGCTAACGATCAATCTGGAAAGTGTTTCTGTTTTAAAAGGTCCGGGAGCGTCATTATTCGGGGATATTACTCCCGGAGGAACCATCAATATGGTAACTAAAAAGCCTTTGGACAAACAAAAAGGATCTGTTAATTTCTCAGTCGGCAGTTTTCAGACAATCCGGACGAGTATTGACCTTACAGGACCTCTGGATAAAGACAAGAAAATTCTATACCGTCTGAATGCCGGATATGAAGACAGCAAAACATTCAGAAATGTCAATCAGCAAAAAAACTTTATGATTGCTCCGTCATTTACTTTTAAACCTCTTGATGGAACTCAGCTGGATATAGACCTGGTATATGATCAGTTCCATGGGTATCTGGACCGTGGAATGGGTTTAAGGAATAACGATTTTTATGCCCTACCCCGCTCATTTACATTAAGCCAGCCTTCAGACTTTTACAACACCAGAACTTTATCCTTAAGCGCAAGGTTCAGCCAGCGGCTTACCCATAATCTGTCATTAAACGCCAGCTATATGAAGTCGGTTTACCAGGAAGACGTTAATGAACACCGTACACTGAACACCTATGCTGATGCTCCCAACAATACAATTATGAACATGCGTTTCTTTGACCGTCACGGAAAAGATTACACAGATAATTCTGTAGTATACCTGAAATGGGATCTTACAGGAAGTAAAATACAGCATCATCTGATAGCCGGAGTAGATTATGCGCAATATGAAGGAGACAGCAATAATCAGCAGCGGGAGGCCCGGCAGCAGAAAGTAGACGGAAAAGTAGTTCCTCTGACCTTTGATCTTAATAATCCGACCTATACAACGCATGATCTTACCAATTATGTATGGCTGCCACAAGGAAGCTATCCTTTTTTAAGCCCGTATAAGACCACAGGAATCTATGTACAGGATCAGATATCTTTTGCTGAAAGGCTGAAACTTATTCTGGGACTCCGCCACGAACATTATTATTCGGAAACGATCAGTTCTGCCAACCGTTACAGCGCTACACAAAATGCATGGCTGCCCCGAATTGGATTAACATATCAAATCAATGATCAGATCAACTATTTTGCAAGCTACTCACAAGGTTTCGCTCCTATAGGAGCAAATTTCATCCAAAATTATCAGGATTACGGTGCCGATAAGGCATTTAGTGCTGAACATAGCTTCCAGATTGAGACCGGGCTTAAGACCGGATTTTTCAAGAACCAGCTACAAATGGATCTTTCTCTTTTCCAGATTGAGCGCAGAAATATGCTCATTGCTACGGGAGAGATCAGTACCACCGGATTTCCGGTATACAGACAGTCTGGAAAAGCCCTTTCCAAAGGGGTGGAACTGGACATCCGAGGACAGCTCACCAGAGAGTTTCAGATTATGGGAAATTATACCTATAACTACACGGAGGTAAAATCTTCATCCATAGCTTCTGAAGTTGGGCAGGCATTACCGGGAGCTCCTAAGAATATGGCCAGTATGTGGATGAAATATGTCTTTTCTACTACCGCTTTGAAAGGGCTTGGTTTCGGTGCCGGAGTCTATTATGTAGACACCAGACGTATGGATAACAGCATTGGCAAAGACAGCGGAGGAAATGCACTTTGGGGACAGTGGCCATCTTATACTACAGTAAATGCAGCAGTCTATTATCACATCGGAAAAATGAAAATGGCAGTGAATGTCAATAATATCTTTGATAAATATTATTTCCTGGGCGGGTTTGATTATACACGAGGATTCCCGGGAGCTCCAAGAAATGTAATGGTTTCTGTAGGGTATTCTTTTTAA
- a CDS encoding efflux RND transporter permease subunit, with product MLKLFIRRPVLSTVISVIIVVLGVLGISGLPVAQYPDIAPPTIQVSASYPGANTTTLINSVVFPLEQQINGVEGMTYMTSSASNTGSASISVYFAVGVDPNQAAVDVQNRISTVLSKLPQAVTQAGVTVRKQQSSNVLIVGLFSERPQYDQKFLQNYAAINLVPQLQRAKGVGGATIFGGAMTYAMRIWLQPDKMAAYGLVPADVTAVLNAQNFNAAPGKIGDNLDQAFQYDITYSGTLVSLEQFQNVIVKSIGNGQYLYLKDVARIDLGTQTYTSATAINGKPAVAVAISQTPGSNAQQVITGAQKVMADASKSFPSGIKMMELVNINNFLSESISKVLHTLVECFLLVFLVILIFLQDVRSTIIHGVSVPVSIIGTFFFLYLFGYSLNLLTLFALVLAIGIVVDDAVVVVEAVHSKLEHGYTSPRKAAIDAMGEIAPAIISITLVMASVFLPVTFLGGSAGVFYKQFGITLAVAIMISAVNALTLSPALAAMFLRPPNHEEEAKKKGLLQKMKSGFNSNYEKLINKYTDTVSFLIRRTWLTVVLVIIFGGLFYVTIKSVASSFVPSEDMGTIFVNVTLPVAASKERVQAVNTQIDHIAHTIPEVQASMTTLGQNQLGGSGSSYGMLILRLTPWSQRPGVTDKDVIQQLTEKTKHIQGASINFMQQPTISGFGTSGGFTFQIEDRGGHSIGDFYNVAQNFLSALNKRSEIQYAATAFNPNFPQYEVDVNVAKCEDNGIQPSDILNLMNVYYGSSYISNFTEFGQQYQIILQADNPYRGTVEQMNNIKIRTQSGTMSPISEYITMKKVYGPSSVSRFNMYNAISVSGSPNASYSTGQAMQAINEVADQTLPPGYSFEYSGISKEEQSSGSQAGIIFLLSLCFVYLLLSALYESYILPLAVILSLPVGLSGIFVFAKLFGIDNNIYVQICMVMLIGLLAKNAILMVEFSLEKRHEGMSLLDSALAGAKIRIRPILMTSLAFIFGLMPLMFSTGVGANGNKSIGIGSIGGMLFGTLLGIFVIPGLYVIFQGLQEKAVSSKYDENDELIVENKK from the coding sequence ATGCTGAAACTATTTATAAGAAGACCAGTGCTAAGTACGGTGATTTCTGTAATCATTGTTGTTCTAGGGGTTTTAGGAATCAGTGGTTTACCCGTTGCTCAGTATCCTGATATTGCACCTCCTACCATTCAGGTTTCGGCATCTTATCCCGGAGCTAATACCACTACGCTTATTAACAGTGTGGTTTTTCCGCTTGAACAGCAGATCAACGGGGTAGAAGGTATGACCTATATGACTTCTTCTGCCAGTAACACGGGTTCTGCCAGTATCAGCGTCTATTTTGCGGTGGGCGTAGATCCTAATCAGGCTGCGGTAGATGTTCAGAACAGGATCAGTACTGTTCTTTCTAAGCTGCCACAGGCCGTAACCCAGGCTGGGGTAACCGTAAGAAAACAGCAGAGCAGTAATGTCCTGATTGTGGGTTTATTCAGTGAACGTCCTCAATATGATCAGAAGTTTTTGCAGAATTATGCTGCTATTAACCTTGTTCCTCAATTGCAGAGAGCAAAAGGAGTAGGGGGAGCTACTATATTTGGGGGAGCAATGACCTATGCAATGCGGATTTGGCTACAACCTGATAAAATGGCAGCTTACGGACTGGTGCCTGCTGATGTAACCGCAGTTTTGAATGCGCAGAACTTTAATGCGGCTCCCGGAAAAATTGGTGATAATCTAGATCAGGCTTTCCAATATGATATTACCTATTCTGGAACATTGGTTTCATTAGAACAGTTTCAGAATGTAATTGTCAAATCTATTGGTAACGGACAGTATCTTTATTTAAAAGATGTTGCACGGATTGATCTTGGAACACAAACTTATACCAGTGCTACAGCAATCAACGGAAAGCCTGCTGTTGCAGTGGCGATCAGCCAGACACCGGGCTCCAATGCCCAACAGGTGATTACAGGGGCACAAAAAGTAATGGCTGATGCCTCAAAAAGTTTTCCTTCAGGCATTAAAATGATGGAACTGGTGAATATCAATAACTTCCTCAGCGAAAGTATTTCCAAAGTACTCCATACCTTAGTGGAATGTTTTTTACTGGTATTCCTGGTTATTCTTATCTTTTTACAGGATGTACGGTCTACTATTATTCATGGTGTTTCGGTTCCGGTATCTATTATAGGAACATTTTTTTTCCTGTATTTATTCGGATACAGTCTTAACCTGCTTACTTTATTCGCTCTCGTACTGGCCATCGGTATTGTAGTGGATGACGCGGTAGTGGTAGTAGAAGCTGTTCACAGTAAACTGGAACACGGTTATACTTCTCCCCGTAAGGCTGCAATTGATGCAATGGGAGAAATTGCTCCGGCTATTATTTCGATCACCCTTGTAATGGCTTCTGTGTTTCTTCCGGTAACTTTTCTGGGAGGTTCTGCAGGAGTTTTTTACAAACAGTTTGGAATCACTCTGGCAGTAGCAATCATGATCTCCGCAGTGAACGCTCTTACCTTAAGCCCAGCATTGGCCGCCATGTTTCTAAGGCCGCCGAATCACGAAGAAGAAGCAAAGAAAAAAGGTTTATTACAAAAGATGAAATCAGGTTTTAATTCCAATTATGAAAAACTGATTAATAAATATACAGATACAGTAAGCTTTCTTATAAGAAGAACATGGCTGACAGTGGTGTTGGTAATTATTTTTGGCGGATTGTTTTATGTGACTATTAAAAGTGTAGCCTCCAGTTTCGTTCCTTCAGAGGATATGGGGACTATATTCGTTAACGTAACTCTTCCGGTAGCCGCCAGTAAAGAAAGAGTACAGGCAGTCAATACCCAGATCGACCATATTGCACATACAATCCCTGAAGTACAGGCTTCTATGACTACGTTGGGGCAAAACCAGCTTGGAGGAAGCGGGAGTTCATATGGGATGCTTATTTTAAGGCTTACTCCATGGAGCCAGCGGCCCGGAGTTACAGATAAAGATGTCATACAACAGCTTACAGAAAAAACAAAACATATACAGGGAGCTTCTATTAATTTTATGCAGCAGCCTACCATTAGTGGTTTCGGAACAAGTGGCGGATTTACTTTTCAAATAGAAGACAGAGGAGGGCATAGCATTGGTGATTTTTATAACGTTGCCCAGAATTTTCTTTCAGCACTTAATAAAAGAAGTGAAATTCAATATGCAGCAACAGCATTCAATCCTAATTTTCCGCAATATGAAGTAGACGTAAATGTCGCAAAATGTGAAGATAACGGAATACAGCCTTCTGATATCTTAAACCTTATGAATGTGTACTACGGAAGTTCATACATCAGCAACTTTACAGAATTTGGACAGCAATATCAAATTATTCTTCAGGCAGACAATCCTTATCGGGGAACTGTAGAGCAGATGAATAATATTAAAATCAGAACCCAAAGCGGAACGATGAGCCCTATTTCAGAATATATTACCATGAAAAAGGTATATGGACCTTCTTCTGTTTCAAGATTTAATATGTATAATGCGATCTCGGTAAGTGGATCTCCCAATGCAAGCTACAGTACAGGGCAGGCAATGCAGGCAATCAATGAAGTGGCAGATCAGACTCTTCCTCCCGGATACAGTTTTGAATACAGTGGAATCAGTAAAGAAGAGCAGAGCTCCGGCTCTCAGGCGGGAATTATATTCCTTTTGAGCCTATGTTTTGTTTATTTGCTTTTAAGTGCATTATATGAAAGTTATATTCTCCCGTTGGCAGTTATTCTTTCGCTGCCGGTAGGACTGAGTGGTATTTTCGTTTTTGCCAAGTTATTTGGAATAGATAATAATATTTATGTGCAGATCTGTATGGTAATGCTGATAGGGCTCTTGGCCAAAAATGCTATTTTAATGGTAGAATTCTCACTTGAAAAGAGACATGAGGGGATGAGTCTGCTGGACAGTGCTCTGGCAGGAGCGAAAATCAGAATAAGACCTATTCTGATGACTTCCCTGGCTTTTATTTTTGGATTAATGCCTTTAATGTTCTCTACTGGTGTGGGAGCCAACGGAAATAAATCCATTGGGATAGGGTCTATTGGTGGAATGCTGTTTGGGACCTTATTGGGAATTTTCGTTATCCCCGGGCTGTATGTAATTTTCCAGGGGCTGCAGGAAAAAGCAGTAAGCAGTAAATATGACGAAAATGACGAACTGATTGTTGAAAATAAAAAATAA
- a CDS encoding GNAT family N-acetyltransferase, with the protein MKNHEEIIISSVEDYHVFEVLPYVMEFRRQLYPLLDPLIVPKDLVNFEQNYIQSPTGAFLQARTASGKLIGVIGMMPYDYRFSHLNIDEETTVEVARLFVNPEYRRTGIASRLFQELVKTAQQKHIKRLYLHTHPFLQGAYDYWLKQEFKLLKSCYEGTYPTLHMELMITTK; encoded by the coding sequence ATGAAAAATCATGAAGAAATAATTATTTCATCAGTAGAAGACTACCATGTTTTTGAAGTCCTTCCATATGTGATGGAATTCAGACGTCAGCTGTATCCGTTACTTGATCCTCTGATTGTTCCAAAAGATCTGGTCAACTTTGAGCAAAACTATATTCAGTCTCCTACCGGAGCTTTTTTACAAGCCAGAACAGCATCCGGAAAGCTGATTGGTGTTATCGGAATGATGCCCTATGACTACCGTTTTTCCCATCTGAACATTGATGAAGAAACGACAGTAGAAGTAGCAAGGCTGTTCGTTAACCCGGAATACAGAAGAACAGGAATTGCGTCCCGATTATTTCAGGAACTGGTAAAAACAGCACAACAGAAACATATAAAACGTTTATACCTCCACACTCATCCCTTCCTGCAGGGAGCCTATGATTATTGGCTGAAACAGGAATTTAAATTACTGAAATCCTGCTATGAAGGCACCTACCCTACATTGCATATGGAATTAATGATTACAACAAAATAA
- a CDS encoding ABC transporter ATP-binding protein, translated as MNNIISIEQLSFGYGKDEVLKNVNAQFQKGKLSVILGRNGSGKSTLFKIIAGLEKRYRGNIRIGDKERRKIKIGTSKPIRLGFLNQIHQTTFPFTVFDVILTGRATFSRFSPQKQDYKEVENILQKFNLIHLKDKPYTSLSGGERQLVLLCRVMVQKPDVLMLDEPTNHLDLHYQVAVLEAIRQLVNEGTTVLCVMHDPNLAFLFGDDFFVMHHHELTPVQSLEKDLLKKLLEDTYQVPLSVADNQGTPIFTPQLK; from the coding sequence ATGAACAATATTATTTCTATAGAACAGCTTTCTTTCGGTTATGGAAAAGATGAAGTCCTGAAGAATGTAAATGCTCAATTTCAAAAGGGTAAACTTTCTGTCATTCTTGGAAGAAACGGAAGTGGTAAATCTACTTTATTCAAGATCATTGCCGGGCTGGAAAAGCGCTATCGGGGCAATATCCGGATCGGAGATAAGGAGCGTCGAAAAATTAAAATAGGAACTTCAAAACCGATCCGTCTGGGATTTTTAAACCAAATCCATCAAACTACTTTTCCATTCACTGTTTTTGATGTGATATTAACCGGCAGGGCCACTTTTTCAAGATTTTCTCCCCAAAAACAGGACTATAAAGAAGTTGAGAATATCCTGCAGAAATTTAATTTAATCCATTTAAAGGATAAACCCTATACCTCTCTTTCCGGTGGAGAGCGTCAGCTGGTACTTTTATGCCGGGTAATGGTTCAGAAACCTGATGTTCTGATGCTTGATGAACCTACCAATCATCTGGATCTGCATTATCAGGTAGCCGTTCTGGAGGCAATCCGCCAGCTGGTGAATGAGGGAACTACAGTTTTGTGTGTAATGCATGATCCTAATCTCGCTTTTCTTTTTGGAGATGATTTTTTTGTAATGCACCACCATGAACTGACCCCTGTTCAATCACTGGAAAAAGACTTGCTGAAAAAGCTTCTGGAAGATACCTATCAGGTTCCTTTATCCGTAGCCGACAATCAGGGAACCCCAATATTTACACCTCAATTAAAATAA
- a CDS encoding efflux RND transporter periplasmic adaptor subunit has protein sequence MKKGAYIPFLLVILFSCAKKKQQKAPDIQNYQVLTLAPREVTVYNDFPASIQGQNVVEIKPMVSGYLQDIYVPEGASVTKGQLLFRIKNPQYEQDILSAKAAIKIAEANVNTARMNVEKARPLVQQEIVSKYELSSAQYTLQSQEAALAQAKTTLANAQTNQGYTYIRSPQSGTIGLIPYKIGALVSSTATDPLTTLSNTTNIFAYFSLSEKQLLSFMSSMKGSTTAEKLNNMPLISLVLADGTIYPEKGRMETASGGIDSSTGTATFKVVFDNKLGIIQNGASATIRIPVTLNNALLVPQTAVYQMQDKSFVYKMMKGNQVMSEAVTTSPTDDGNFVVLKSGINAGDQLVLNGLNISDSTVIKPTPANAAEIYRTMKSKSN, from the coding sequence ATGAAAAAAGGCGCATATATTCCTTTCTTGCTGGTTATATTATTTTCCTGTGCTAAAAAAAAGCAACAGAAAGCACCAGATATACAAAACTATCAGGTACTGACATTAGCACCCAGAGAAGTTACTGTTTATAATGATTTCCCTGCATCGATACAAGGTCAGAATGTGGTAGAAATTAAGCCGATGGTCTCAGGATATCTTCAGGATATTTATGTGCCAGAAGGAGCTTCTGTCACCAAAGGACAATTGTTATTCAGAATCAAGAATCCTCAGTATGAGCAGGATATCCTCAGCGCAAAAGCCGCTATAAAAATTGCTGAAGCCAATGTAAATACAGCAAGGATGAATGTAGAAAAGGCAAGGCCTCTGGTACAGCAGGAAATTGTCAGTAAATATGAACTGAGCTCTGCTCAATATACATTACAGTCTCAGGAAGCAGCGTTGGCACAGGCAAAAACGACTCTTGCCAATGCTCAGACCAATCAGGGATATACTTATATCCGCAGTCCTCAGAGTGGAACAATCGGTCTTATTCCTTATAAAATTGGAGCGTTGGTAAGCAGTACAGCAACAGATCCGCTTACGACGCTTTCCAATACCACCAATATATTTGCCTACTTTTCTTTAAGCGAAAAGCAACTGCTGAGTTTCATGAGCAGTATGAAAGGCAGTACCACAGCAGAAAAGCTGAATAATATGCCACTTATCAGTCTGGTGCTTGCCGATGGTACTATATATCCGGAAAAAGGCAGGATGGAAACAGCCAGCGGAGGTATTGACAGCAGTACCGGAACAGCGACCTTTAAAGTGGTATTTGATAATAAACTGGGAATTATTCAGAATGGAGCAAGTGCTACCATCCGCATTCCTGTCACTTTAAATAATGCTTTGCTGGTTCCGCAAACGGCTGTCTATCAAATGCAGGATAAATCATTTGTATATAAAATGATGAAAGGAAATCAGGTGATGAGTGAGGCTGTGACAACTTCTCCTACTGATGATGGTAATTTTGTAGTGCTGAAAAGCGGGATTAATGCAGGGGATCAATTGGTCCTTAACGGGCTCAATATTAGTGACAGCACAGTCATTAAGCCAACACCTGCCAATGCAGCTGAAATTTACCGTACCATGAAATCCAAATCCAACTGA
- a CDS encoding efflux transporter outer membrane subunit codes for MIHWNKQYNLFIQVSAFSIVLFSCDVARPYTTSQTVPDSLYGETGADSSKNMAVLSWKEIFKDPLLQDLISEGIANNLDLKTAAANLKAAEANFVQSKQAFLPSLSGNASAGAYDPSSSQASASQIYQLYALSSWQVDIWGKLKSTKRSMYATYLASEAYRQAVQTQLIANIAVTYYQLLAYDEQLNIVQQSLDVYSKDTETMKILKNSNVVTGAAVVQSAANYYAVKSTVPDIKNNIRQSENTMALLLGRTPGPVKRDAIFNEQVYSELSVGVPAQLLANRPDVKEAELQLRSNFEQINVARTAFYPALTITGQAGLYATQLNSFFNAGAFFANIIGGLAQPIFNNGLNKQKLKVAQANYEAAEYNYSKVLLTAGQEVSNALYQYQMVDEKFSSRKEQIENLEKAVYFTKELLKYTSATNYTDVLTSEQSLLSARQSAVTDKLQQLQAVVNLYAALGGGWK; via the coding sequence ATGATACATTGGAACAAACAATATAATCTTTTTATACAGGTTTCGGCCTTTTCAATTGTGCTTTTCAGCTGCGATGTTGCCAGGCCTTATACAACAAGTCAGACTGTTCCGGATAGTTTGTACGGAGAAACCGGGGCAGATTCCAGTAAGAACATGGCTGTACTTTCGTGGAAGGAAATCTTTAAAGATCCCTTATTGCAGGACCTTATTTCTGAAGGAATTGCTAATAATCTGGATTTGAAAACGGCAGCGGCAAACCTTAAGGCAGCCGAGGCTAATTTTGTACAGAGTAAACAGGCATTTCTGCCTTCACTTTCAGGAAATGCTTCTGCAGGAGCATATGATCCATCCAGTTCGCAGGCCTCTGCTTCACAGATCTATCAGCTTTATGCCCTTTCATCATGGCAGGTAGATATTTGGGGTAAACTCAAAAGTACCAAAAGATCAATGTATGCCACTTATCTGGCGAGCGAAGCGTATCGACAGGCTGTGCAAACGCAACTGATAGCGAATATTGCTGTAACTTACTATCAATTATTGGCTTATGATGAGCAATTGAATATTGTACAGCAGTCTCTTGATGTGTATTCTAAAGATACAGAAACCATGAAGATCTTAAAAAACAGTAATGTGGTAACTGGTGCTGCTGTAGTACAAAGTGCAGCCAACTATTATGCTGTAAAATCTACTGTGCCTGATATTAAAAACAATATTCGGCAGAGCGAAAACACGATGGCTTTACTACTTGGCCGGACACCGGGGCCTGTAAAAAGGGATGCCATTTTTAATGAGCAGGTATATAGTGAATTGTCAGTGGGAGTTCCCGCTCAGTTATTAGCCAACAGACCTGATGTAAAGGAAGCCGAGCTACAGCTCAGAAGTAATTTTGAACAGATCAATGTAGCCAGAACGGCTTTCTATCCTGCCTTAACAATAACAGGGCAAGCAGGTTTATATGCAACACAGCTCAATTCATTTTTTAATGCCGGAGCTTTTTTTGCCAATATTATTGGAGGGTTGGCGCAGCCGATCTTTAATAACGGGCTTAATAAGCAAAAGCTGAAAGTAGCACAGGCTAATTATGAAGCAGCAGAATACAATTACAGCAAGGTTTTATTGACCGCAGGACAGGAAGTATCCAATGCTTTATATCAATATCAGATGGTGGATGAGAAGTTTTCTTCCCGTAAAGAACAGATTGAAAATCTTGAAAAAGCCGTTTACTTCACAAAAGAACTTTTAAAATATACCAGCGCAACCAATTATACGGATGTTCTTACTTCAGAGCAGAGTCTTTTAAGTGCAAGGCAGAGTGCTGTTACAGATAAATTGCAGCAGCTTCAGGCGGTAGTCAACCTGTATGCAGCTTTAGGAGGAGGATGGAAATAA